The following are from one region of the Marinomonas sp. CT5 genome:
- a CDS encoding LysR family transcriptional regulator, giving the protein MTVREVISNKLAAVSVRDLLLVEAVAMKRSFRYAAIDMGISTSGLSYQVKKVEEILGQPIFERGSKITPTAFGKEVLDLIAVILEGVTRLEGLRDDGLALPFGQTLRIGVISSLAPDNLLRIIQICAHRSGKTKVELVSGKHQGLLRRLQNREIDLLISAAQSVPEGMAYTSLFKEHFVLLVRADKLQPELHPLMLCEPGLLPLSEDDFVPSLITEGLSKLLSSGLTRTYGLGVEHRMALVAAGYGHALLPYGWVRDVHLPDHLAVMELPPALSAERELGCFWRHSYMMGSQISQAFSEAW; this is encoded by the coding sequence ATGACGGTGCGTGAAGTAATTTCGAACAAGCTAGCAGCAGTGTCTGTGCGTGACTTGCTTTTAGTTGAGGCCGTCGCAATGAAACGTAGTTTTCGTTATGCGGCCATAGACATGGGTATTTCGACCTCGGGCTTGTCTTATCAAGTAAAAAAAGTAGAGGAAATTCTCGGACAGCCCATTTTTGAAAGGGGGAGTAAAATAACACCCACTGCCTTTGGAAAGGAAGTTTTAGACTTAATCGCCGTAATTTTAGAAGGCGTGACTCGGCTTGAGGGGTTACGTGATGATGGCTTAGCTCTTCCCTTTGGGCAAACCTTACGTATTGGAGTGATTTCCTCACTGGCACCGGATAACTTGTTACGGATTATCCAGATTTGTGCTCACCGTTCAGGTAAAACTAAAGTCGAGTTGGTTAGTGGCAAGCATCAAGGTCTGTTACGGCGTTTACAGAACCGTGAAATTGATTTGCTAATTAGTGCAGCACAGTCGGTTCCTGAGGGGATGGCATATACAAGCTTATTCAAGGAACACTTTGTCTTACTAGTGCGAGCCGATAAACTTCAGCCTGAACTCCATCCTCTTATGCTCTGTGAGCCTGGATTACTACCACTTAGCGAGGATGATTTTGTTCCATCGCTAATTACTGAAGGCTTAAGTAAATTATTAAGCTCCGGCTTGACTCGTACATATGGCCTTGGTGTTGAGCATCGAATGGCTTTAGTTGCCGCAGGTTATGGTCATGCATTATTGCCGTATGGCTGGGTAAGAGATGTACATTTACCGGATCATTTAGCAGTGATGGAGCTTCCTCCCGCTTTATCGGCAGAGCGTGAATTAGGTTGCTTTTGGCGTCACTCATACATGATGGGGAGTCAAATTTCTCAGGCTTTTAGTGAAGCATGGTAA
- a CDS encoding D-sedoheptulose 7-phosphate isomerase: MNNFIASQIEDSVRVKQGILESQEIMGTVEEACQVCLKAYQNGGKLLIAGNGGSAADAQHIAGELISRFYFDRPALPGIALTTDTSIITAIGNDYGYENLFSRQIEGNGKAGDVFLGISTSGNSPNILKGIEAAKDMGITTIGLTGQTGGKMADQCDLCIKIPSTSTPRVQESHIIIGHIICAYIEQVIFKGNV; the protein is encoded by the coding sequence GTGAATAATTTTATTGCTAGTCAAATTGAAGACTCCGTACGGGTTAAGCAAGGCATCCTAGAGTCTCAAGAAATTATGGGAACAGTAGAAGAAGCCTGCCAGGTTTGTTTAAAGGCATATCAAAATGGTGGAAAACTTCTTATTGCTGGAAATGGTGGGTCTGCTGCAGACGCTCAACATATCGCAGGTGAGTTGATCAGTCGATTTTACTTTGATAGACCAGCTCTTCCAGGTATTGCTTTAACGACTGATACGTCAATTATTACCGCCATAGGAAATGATTATGGTTACGAGAACCTTTTTTCAAGACAAATAGAAGGTAATGGTAAAGCTGGTGATGTTTTCCTAGGAATTAGTACTTCTGGAAATTCGCCTAATATTCTAAAAGGCATTGAAGCCGCGAAAGATATGGGAATTACTACGATTGGATTAACAGGACAAACTGGCGGTAAAATGGCTGATCAGTGCGATCTTTGTATTAAAATCCCATCGACTTCGACACCTCGAGTTCAAGAGAGCCATATCATAATTGGCCATATAATTTGCGCCTATATTGAACAAGTAATTTTTAAAGGTAATGTTTAA
- a CDS encoding recombinase family protein — MEMRDTDTPDLFTGRMTFGYARVSTKAQDFGGQVEQLEAAGCNQVFAEKITARHQNRPELQKMLAKLRAGDVVIVTRLDRLARSTRDLLTLVEQIHEAGAGFKSLAEPWADTTTPAGKMVLTVFAGIAEFERALIKERTDIGRAEARKRGVYMGPPVKMTDDKKAALLELLASGKTPTEAARIFGIHRSTVYRITIQEEKRKLNDKTS, encoded by the coding sequence ATGGAAATGAGAGATACAGACACCCCCGACCTGTTCACGGGGCGTATGACGTTCGGATATGCCCGCGTCAGCACCAAGGCCCAAGACTTCGGCGGGCAGGTGGAACAGTTGGAAGCGGCAGGCTGTAACCAAGTGTTTGCCGAGAAGATCACCGCAAGGCACCAAAACCGCCCAGAGCTGCAAAAGATGCTGGCCAAGTTGCGGGCCGGTGATGTGGTGATAGTCACCCGGCTGGATCGACTGGCCCGCAGCACCCGCGACCTGTTGACGTTAGTGGAACAGATACATGAAGCCGGGGCAGGGTTTAAGAGTTTGGCGGAGCCGTGGGCCGACACCACGACCCCAGCCGGTAAAATGGTTCTGACCGTATTTGCAGGCATAGCGGAGTTTGAGAGGGCGTTAATCAAGGAGCGCACCGACATAGGTAGAGCGGAAGCGCGAAAACGGGGCGTTTACATGGGGCCGCCAGTGAAGATGACAGACGACAAGAAAGCCGCCCTTTTGGAGTTGCTAGCGTCAGGCAAGACACCCACAGAGGCCGCCCGGATATTTGGTATCCATCGCTCCACGGTGTACCGGATCACTATTCAGGAGGAAAAGAGAAAACTAAACGATAAAACCAGCTAA
- a CDS encoding transposase, giving the protein MSGKRYTDEFKIEAVKQVTERGYKIAEVAERLGVSYKSMHDWIARYSKPEVSRKAEDSALSEIQRLKAELKRVTEERD; this is encoded by the coding sequence ATGAGTGGAAAACGTTATACCGATGAGTTCAAAATTGAAGCCGTTAAACAAGTCACTGAGCGGGGCTATAAGATTGCAGAAGTGGCTGAGCGACTTGGCGTTAGTTACAAAAGTATGCATGATTGGATTGCCCGATACAGCAAACCAGAAGTGAGCAGAAAAGCGGAAGATTCAGCTCTGTCAGAGATCCAGCGACTCAAAGCTGAACTAAAACGGGTGACCGAAGAGAGGGAT
- a CDS encoding transposase: protein MNQLSFADTEFTSKRRKTRKELFLGRMNELIPWLQLEAQIEPFYPKAGNGRRPYPLATMLRIHFMQNWYNMSDPAM from the coding sequence ATGAATCAGCTTTCCTTCGCCGATACCGAATTTACCAGCAAACGCCGCAAGACTCGCAAAGAGCTCTTCCTTGGTCGGATGAATGAGCTGATTCCATGGCTACAGCTCGAAGCTCAGATTGAGCCGTTTTACCCAAAAGCTGGCAATGGTCGGCGTCCATACCCTCTCGCTACCATGCTGCGCATTCACTTTATGCAGAACTGGTACAACATGAGTGATCCAGCGATGG